One Phaseolus vulgaris cultivar G19833 chromosome 4, P. vulgaris v2.0, whole genome shotgun sequence DNA window includes the following coding sequences:
- the LOC137838413 gene encoding uncharacterized protein → MGNERIGFDGLKRVRKWWFGKYTEILNARAMLYLCLSANFSLKHGSLETIWVWELGKQLGATGGDIGNVMVSLEELEKRDRSLKLQREERELWGDKDIDYIYSNPTNGLGDILTIWHNKFFKRSNHIINRWFIVFSGLFKEKDIPVVIVNVYSSCNLQVKMRMWSELLKIRQREPYWGPKPFRFLDIWQEDKEFENFIKSKWESYVVQGNEIIVLKEKLKMLKSDLKGWNKDVFGHIDKIKIDILRNIQELDMRDDVDGLDENKIRERRELLSQLKEINERNESLLQQKSRALWIKQGDSNSKFFHASIKWRTLRNEIKGAHCNLSGIWVEEPNRVKEVVKEFYKNKMSAIEDIGVRLDNVEFKEISESDNRLLTDPFDEKEIKEAICDCDSHKSPGPDGVTFSFIKNNWCLLEKDMLGAVKNFHREGKIPKGCNASVLTLIRKSENPQSLEEYKPISLVSCLYKILTKVLSNRIKKVIKKVIDGSQSAFLSNRGLLDSVLVVNEVVDDLKRRKKRGVIVKLDFEKAYNSVSWEFLFYMMGRLGFCGKWVQWIRACLESATVSVLVNGSPTKEFKPTRGLRQGDPMAPFLFLIVAQAPSGVCKEITKLQRKLLWGWGSEGRKIAWISWDNICKAKEEGGLGIRSIELFNKALLAKWLWRLGSSECGLWKEVLESKYGLRWLSNSYVPKQNRFTSRWWLDLFKVSFSDQGVNWFNQNMAWEVGSGEKIKFWEDEWLNIGQLRLKYERIYNNSELKDKPIDNFGSWNADGWEWNFSWRRDWFEWEKTLVEEFLSIISQVSLQPDKEDSRTWNDPPSYTFSVKYAYNKLANQGFGGVSMFGYLWNLKVTPSAMFYVWRVFLNRIATKQNLHKRGVSLGDTLCALFGSEEETIAHILLSCKRANMLVVSWMLKVVSPPIVQSIICMNNSFDIWNDIRERFSQRDMIHISDHQKMISSFKQDPNNDEQNHEDSKAKVQSQQIGFTPK, encoded by the exons ATGGGGAATGAGAGAATTGGTTTTGATGGTTTGAAGAGAGTGAGGAAATGGTGGTTTGGGAAATACACAGAGATATTGAATGCCAGAGCCATGCTTTATCTATGTCTATCTGCGAATTTCAGT TTAAAACATGGTAGTCTAGAAACGATTTGGGTATGGGAATTGGGTAAACAGTTAGGGGCTACAGGTGGGGATATAGGAAATGTCATGGTTAGCTTGGAAGAGTTGGAAAAAAGGGATAGGAGTCTGAAACTCCAAAGGGAAGAAAGGGAG TTATGGGGAGATAAAGATATTGATTATATTTATAGCAACCCAACCAACGGGTTAGGGGATATTCTTACGATTTGGCATAATAAGTTTTTCAAGCGCTCTAACCACATTATCAATAGATGGTTCATAGTGTTCTCAGGGTTGTTCAAGGAGAAAGATATTCCTGTTGTCATTGTAAATGTGTACTCCTCGTGTAACCTGCAAGTGAAAATGCGAATGTGGTCAGAGTTATTAAAGATTAGGCAGAGGGAACCGT ATTGGGGTCCTAAACCTTTTAGGTTTCTTGACATATGGCAAGAGGATAAGGAGTTTGAAAATTTCATCAAAAGTAAATGGGAAAGTTACGTGGTTCAGGGCAATGAAATTATTGTGTTAAAAGAGAAACTAAAGATGTTAAAGAGTGATCTGAAAGGATGGAATAAAGATGTCTTTGGGCATATTGATAAGATCAAAATTGATATCTTGAGGAATATACAAGAGTTAGATATGAGAGATGATGTAGATGGTTTGGACGAAAATAAGATCAGGGAAAGAAGAGAACTCTTGAGCCAGCTAAAGGAAATTAATGAGAGGAACGAATCCTTATTACAACAAAAGTCAAGAGCATTATGGATTAAACAGGGGGATTCTAACTCAAAATTCTTCCATGCTTCTATCAAATGGAGGACGTTGAGAAATGAGATAAAAGGAGCTCATTGTAATCTCTCCGGTATCTGGGTGGAAGAACCAAATAGGGTAAAGGAGGTGGTGAAAGAGTTTTACAAGAATAAGATGTCGGCCATCGAAGATATTGGAGTCAGGTTGGATAATGTGGAATTTAAGGAGATTTCCGAATCTGATAATAGACTCTTGACAGACCCGTTCGATGAAAAGGAAATAAAGGAAGCCATTTGTGATTGTGATAGTCATAAAAGTCCAGGCCCTGACGGTGTAACTTTtagtttcattaaaaataacTGGTGTTTACTTGAAAAGGATATGTTGGGAGCAGTAAAAAATTTTCATAGAGAGGGGAAGATTCCGAAGGGCTGTAATGCCTCAGTCTTAACGTTGATTCGAAAGTCTGAGAACCCTCAATCCCTTGAAGAATACAAACCTATATCTCTCGTCAGTTGTCTATATAAGATTTTAACGAAAGTGTTGTCTAATAGGATTAAAAAAGTGATTAAGAAGGTAATTGATGGTTCACAGTCGGCTTTTTTGTCCAATAGAGGATTGTTAGATAGTGTCCTTGTTGTGAATGAGGTTGTGGATGATTtgaaaagaaggaagaaaagggGGGTGATCGTGAAACTTGATTTCGAGAAGGCATACAATTCGGTAAGTTGGGAGTTCTTATTTTACATGATGGGAAGACTAGGCTTTTGTGGGAAATGGGTTCAGTGGATTAGAGCTTGTCTTGAATCGGCTACTGTCTCGGTTTTGGTAAATGGGAGCCCGACAAAAGAATTCAAACCAACTAGAGGTCTTAGACAGGGGGATCCGATGGCACCGTTTTTGTTTCTAATTGTCGCACAAG CACCAAGTGGAGTGTGTAAGGAGATTACTAAATTACAGAGAAAGTTACTGTGGGGGTGGGGATCGGAAGGGAGGAAAATTGCTTGGATTAGTTGGGATAATATCTGTAAAGCGAAAGAGGAGGGAGGTCTTGGTATTAGGAGTATCGAGTTGTTCAATAAGGCACTCTTGGCAAAATGGCTATGGAGACTGGGTTCCTCTGAATGTGGTCTTTGGAAGGAGGTCTTAGAATCTAAGTATGGTTTGAGATGGTTGTCAAACTCATACGTACCGAAACAAAACAGGTTTACATCTAGATGGTGGTTGGATTTATTCAAAGTTAGTTTTTCAGACCAAGGTGTTAATTGGTTTAATCAAAATATGGCTTGGGAAGTTGGATCAGGGGAGAAGATTAAGTTTTGGGAAGATGAGTGGCTAAACATTGGGCAACTTAGATTAAAATACGAAAGAATATACAATAACTCTGAGCTTAAAGACAAACCTATAGATAATTTTGGTAGTTGGAACGCAGATGGGTGGGAGTGGAATTTCAGTTGGAGAAGAGATTGGTTTGAATGGGAAAAGACTTTGGTAGAGGAGTTCCTGTCAATAATATCACAGGTGTCACTACAACCTGACAAAGAGGACTCAAGGACTTGGAACGATCCTCCATCTTATACCTTTTCGGTAAAATATGCTTATAATAAGTTAGCTAACCAAGGGTTTGGGGGAGTATCAATGTTTGGTTATCTATGGAATTTAAAGGTTACGCCCTCAGCCATGTTTTACGTGTGGAGGGTCTTCTTGAATAGGATAGCGACAAAACAGAATCTGCACAAAAGGGGAGTGTCATTAGGTGATACTTTATGCGCTTTATTTGGAAGTGAAGAGGAGACCATTGCACACATCCTCCTCTCATGTAAG